Proteins from a genomic interval of Symmachiella macrocystis:
- a CDS encoding Minf_1886 family protein, translated as MTTTSKTTIRRRYDSNAYRFIFPALRYSQNLFRHPPATGVHFSEAEAHISGQELVNGIRQYAQEQFGMLARTVFNSWGIFTTEDFGKIVFELIESGDMKKTDDDRLEDFCDVFDFEEAFDDQYVIDVSRAFSPN; from the coding sequence ATGACAACGACATCAAAGACAACGATCAGACGCCGTTACGATTCCAATGCGTATCGGTTCATTTTCCCGGCTTTGCGATATTCGCAAAATCTGTTTCGCCATCCCCCCGCAACCGGCGTCCATTTTTCCGAAGCGGAGGCCCATATCTCCGGACAGGAACTGGTCAACGGCATTCGCCAATACGCCCAAGAACAGTTCGGCATGTTGGCCCGCACCGTCTTTAATAGCTGGGGAATCTTTACGACGGAAGATTTCGGGAAGATTGTCTTCGAATTGATCGAAAGCGGAGACATGAAGAAGACCGACGATGATCGTTTGGAGGATTTTTGCGACGTCTTCGATTTTGAAGAAGCATTCGACGATCAATACGTCATCGATGTCAGCCGCGCCTTCTCTCCAAACTAA